In the Haloferula helveola genome, one interval contains:
- a CDS encoding PEP-CTERM sorting domain-containing protein yields the protein MFPLLAFAGSACLTVGSHAATVAAVQWGGDYVSADTVLADDVPANRTGSDGYGDPDGPIVTNGTDSIAGRGYSSTRPFSPGTGYTGTSGTFYGGGSVERVNSTANDGFSELSVLNQGPNDSIHFHVDTGGDVHTFHLMFLWDKADFLSGLDAATGIGLTEGEFGLVTSQASGHHTDELLRWVVRDGNQLYVSEDTTLIGNNSVYSVSYSSLLNWAPYDPNEVDPSGSGTAADLWSLDFDEGSTFLPHTFTDVTGVGFYIEHEAATGPIHVHIEGFSASMVPEPSTPLIVGLAALLWIWRFRRR from the coding sequence ATGTTCCCCCTGCTCGCCTTCGCCGGCAGCGCGTGTCTTACCGTCGGCAGCCATGCTGCCACCGTTGCCGCCGTCCAGTGGGGCGGGGACTATGTTTCGGCGGATACCGTTCTTGCCGATGATGTTCCTGCCAACCGCACGGGCAGCGACGGCTACGGAGATCCCGACGGACCGATCGTGACGAATGGCACCGACAGCATCGCGGGCCGTGGCTACAGTTCGACGCGGCCATTCAGTCCGGGGACCGGTTACACGGGGACCAGCGGGACGTTCTACGGTGGCGGCTCGGTGGAACGTGTGAACTCAACCGCGAATGACGGCTTCTCCGAGTTGAGCGTGCTGAACCAAGGCCCGAACGACAGCATCCACTTCCACGTCGATACCGGAGGAGACGTCCACACGTTCCACCTCATGTTCCTCTGGGACAAAGCGGACTTCCTCAGCGGACTCGATGCCGCCACCGGGATCGGCCTGACCGAGGGGGAATTCGGCTTGGTGACCTCTCAGGCCAGCGGTCATCACACCGATGAGTTGCTGCGGTGGGTCGTCCGTGACGGAAACCAGCTCTATGTTTCCGAGGACACCACGCTCATCGGCAACAACTCGGTCTACAGCGTCTCTTACTCGTCCCTGCTCAACTGGGCGCCCTACGATCCGAACGAAGTGGATCCCTCGGGCTCCGGCACCGCTGCCGATCTCTGGTCACTCGATTTTGACGAAGGGAGTACCTTCCTGCCCCATACTTTCACCGATGTGACCGGTGTCGGTTTCTACATCGAGCACGAGGCCGCCACCGGACCGATCCATGTCCACATCGAGGGCTTCAGCGCAAGCATGGTGCCCGAACCCTCCACGCCCCTCATTGTCGGGCTTGCCGCATTGCTGTGGATCTGGCGCTTCCGGCGTCGTTGA
- a CDS encoding TonB-dependent receptor plug domain-containing protein translates to MQHKTPSGITRTRTTRRRLLLAATLTFASHAAGEVESELDPLVVSALRTPLPASETTSAVTRLDPLELESRGILDLRDALNEVPGVIATSTAGQTGAIGSVFVRGTTTAYSQLVVDGIRLSDATAPLGNFFAGARLDDLGAIEVLRGPQAAIHGGESVGGVIWLQTARGEGDPRTRLRLEGGSFDTFDTHLSHSGAKDGVSWFAGVGYGGTHNDAADQDYDQSRAALRLEWEATDNLTLGMTFRSVDSRFDYPFFGANTDRIDATLATVFADARIAPGWNARFTAGHYAESYDNDSIWGNYGTDLERTVVNTDHVIEVNGCHKLLAGAYFEHTDFRNTIGTDAARDRFGGYLGWQWQPSDRFVADAVVRWEDDQSYGDEFTWRTGAAWNATGTTRIRGGIGRAFRTPTYLDLFGTAFGAGNPNLGAETSIGWDLGIEQRIGEHHTVSVTWFENSIEDRIRSFPTPPVNLPGETPTRGLETALQGEWCDGQWRYRLAWTFLDESLQDQPDHTATASLDWRPVEKLLLGIGASYVDERSWGGRPLDDYLLLRLYGSYQLTERVRLHGRIENLADTGYQLSNFGGSVVEGPGLGAFAGVTLEF, encoded by the coding sequence ATGCAACACAAGACACCGTCCGGGATCACTCGGACGCGCACGACCCGTCGCCGCCTTTTGCTGGCCGCGACTCTCACCTTCGCCAGCCACGCGGCCGGCGAAGTCGAATCGGAACTCGACCCGCTGGTGGTCTCCGCGCTGCGGACGCCGCTGCCGGCCTCGGAAACAACGTCAGCCGTGACCCGGCTGGACCCGCTCGAGTTGGAAAGCCGCGGCATCCTCGACCTGCGCGACGCGCTGAACGAGGTACCCGGCGTCATCGCCACGTCCACCGCCGGCCAGACCGGAGCCATCGGCTCGGTCTTTGTCCGCGGCACGACCACCGCCTACTCGCAGCTGGTGGTCGACGGCATCCGGCTCAGCGACGCCACCGCGCCACTCGGGAACTTCTTCGCCGGGGCGCGTCTCGACGACCTCGGTGCGATCGAGGTCCTGCGGGGGCCGCAGGCGGCGATCCACGGCGGAGAATCCGTCGGTGGCGTGATCTGGCTGCAGACCGCCCGCGGCGAAGGTGATCCCCGGACGCGGCTGCGTTTGGAAGGTGGATCCTTCGACACGTTCGATACCCACCTTTCCCACTCGGGGGCCAAGGACGGGGTGTCGTGGTTCGCAGGCGTCGGCTATGGCGGCACCCACAATGACGCGGCTGATCAGGACTACGACCAGTCCCGCGCGGCGCTCAGGCTCGAGTGGGAGGCGACCGACAACCTGACGCTCGGGATGACCTTCCGCAGCGTCGACTCGCGGTTCGACTACCCGTTCTTCGGCGCGAACACCGACCGGATCGACGCGACCCTCGCGACGGTTTTCGCCGATGCCCGGATCGCTCCCGGATGGAATGCCCGCTTCACCGCCGGCCACTACGCCGAGAGCTACGATAACGATAGTATTTGGGGCAACTACGGCACCGATCTCGAACGCACCGTGGTCAATACCGACCATGTGATCGAGGTGAACGGCTGCCACAAGTTGCTGGCCGGCGCCTACTTCGAGCACACCGACTTCCGCAATACCATCGGCACCGATGCCGCACGCGACCGCTTCGGCGGCTACCTCGGCTGGCAGTGGCAACCGTCCGACCGCTTCGTCGCCGATGCGGTCGTGCGCTGGGAAGATGATCAAAGCTACGGTGACGAGTTCACGTGGCGGACCGGAGCGGCGTGGAACGCGACCGGAACCACCCGCATCCGTGGCGGAATCGGCCGTGCCTTCCGGACTCCGACCTACCTCGATTTGTTCGGAACCGCTTTCGGGGCGGGGAATCCCAATCTCGGGGCGGAGACCAGCATCGGCTGGGACCTCGGGATCGAGCAGCGGATCGGTGAGCACCACACGGTGTCCGTGACCTGGTTCGAGAACTCGATCGAGGATCGGATCCGCTCCTTTCCCACCCCACCGGTCAATCTGCCGGGAGAAACCCCGACCCGTGGGCTGGAAACGGCTCTGCAGGGAGAATGGTGCGACGGCCAATGGCGCTACCGGCTCGCGTGGACCTTTCTCGACGAGTCGCTCCAGGATCAGCCCGACCACACCGCCACCGCTTCGCTCGATTGGAGACCGGTCGAGAAACTGCTGCTCGGGATCGGGGCCAGCTACGTCGATGAGCGGAGCTGGGGAGGACGGCCGCTCGATGACTACCTGTTGCTCCGGCTATACGGGAGCTACCAGCTCACCGAGCGGGTCCGGCTTCACGGGCGAATCGAGAACCTCGCCGATACCGGCTACCAGCTCAGCAATTTCGGCGGCTCCGTCGTCGAGGGTCCGGGACTGGGCGCCTTTGCCGGGGTGACCCTGGAGTTCTGA
- a CDS encoding fused MFS/spermidine synthase, whose protein sequence is MPARRIATVDTAHQQIEVWKSSHACEFRVAGAIHAWWHRSQFLTGLAWDNLAAASLLRPAGPPRSLLMLGLAGGTTLRILRHLLPDCRFAAVDIDPEVVELARQHMHLDDTGVTVHIADAYEWFKRDRRRYDVIIDDCYLAGAEDVYRPQTRPGRDLDRLAKLLNPGGIFLTNLVTGSGHRRMQSRTRAAFKRRFANVRTVTTPESMNETLVGGDSVLPGGALDAWTERFRSQKDRKYWEILSVRKLK, encoded by the coding sequence TTGCCCGCCCGACGCATCGCCACCGTCGACACCGCCCACCAGCAGATCGAAGTCTGGAAATCTTCGCACGCCTGCGAGTTCCGGGTCGCCGGCGCGATCCACGCATGGTGGCACCGCTCGCAATTCCTCACCGGTCTGGCGTGGGACAACCTCGCCGCGGCATCGCTCCTGCGACCCGCCGGACCTCCCCGCTCGCTCCTGATGCTTGGCCTTGCCGGCGGCACCACCCTGCGGATCCTCCGCCACCTGCTGCCCGACTGCCGGTTCGCCGCGGTCGACATCGACCCCGAGGTGGTGGAACTCGCGCGGCAGCACATGCACCTCGACGACACCGGCGTCACCGTCCACATCGCCGATGCCTACGAGTGGTTCAAGCGGGACCGGCGGCGCTACGATGTGATCATCGACGACTGCTACCTCGCCGGAGCGGAGGACGTTTACCGCCCCCAAACCCGGCCCGGCCGCGATCTCGACCGGCTCGCGAAGCTGCTCAATCCCGGCGGCATTTTCCTCACCAACCTGGTGACCGGCTCCGGGCACCGGAGGATGCAGAGCCGCACCCGCGCCGCCTTCAAGCGCCGCTTCGCGAACGTCCGCACGGTCACCACCCCGGAAAGCATGAACGAGACGCTCGTAGGCGGGGATTCCGTACTCCCGGGCGGCGCCCTCGACGCCTGGACCGAGCGCTTCAGAAGCCAGAAGGACCGGAAATACTGGGAGATTCTCAGCGTTCGGAAGCTGAAATAG
- the rimO gene encoding 30S ribosomal protein S12 methylthiotransferase RimO has protein sequence MSTTVGLISLGCAKNLIDSEVMMGHLAEAGMALTPDAELADVLIVNTCSFIDMAKTESIEAVFGAVNARGEDVERAKQKIIVAGCLSQRFAKELPSLMPEVDAFIGLDQITKVAPIIEGLVGTKPAPDKDDGVATDDERDFVTLKPKYVPDYNTPRWRLTPEHSAYVKIAEGCNHTCTFCIIPKIRGMHRSRSQESVVREVKDLVAGGAREINLISQDTTYFGMDKWEGKRPNPNSPVDSTRGESLSSLLRELNALEGDFWIRLLYTHPAHWSDELIATIAECDKVVKYVDIPLQHISDRMLTAMKRKTNGDYIRDLLRRMRAGIPDLGIRTTFIVGFPGETEEDFEELLEFIREFRFERAGVFQYSKEEGTPAYKMDGQIHHMTRKSRWSRAMAELQRIAAELNEEQVGKKVRVLVEEPGVGRTEWDAPEIDGSVHVDDTLPVGQFAEVTIGDWRGYDLVAAR, from the coding sequence ATGTCGACGACCGTCGGACTCATTTCGCTCGGCTGCGCCAAGAACCTCATCGATTCCGAGGTCATGATGGGCCATCTCGCCGAGGCGGGAATGGCGCTCACGCCCGATGCCGAACTCGCGGACGTGCTCATCGTCAACACGTGCTCGTTCATCGACATGGCCAAGACCGAGTCGATCGAGGCGGTGTTTGGAGCAGTGAACGCCCGCGGCGAGGACGTCGAGCGGGCCAAGCAGAAGATCATCGTGGCCGGCTGCCTGTCGCAGCGCTTCGCCAAGGAACTGCCGTCCCTGATGCCGGAGGTCGATGCCTTCATCGGGCTCGACCAGATCACCAAGGTCGCCCCGATCATCGAGGGCCTCGTCGGAACCAAGCCGGCCCCGGACAAGGACGACGGCGTCGCGACCGACGACGAGCGCGACTTCGTCACGCTCAAGCCGAAGTACGTTCCCGACTACAACACCCCGCGCTGGCGGCTCACCCCCGAGCACAGCGCCTACGTCAAGATCGCCGAAGGCTGCAACCACACCTGCACCTTCTGCATCATCCCGAAGATCCGCGGCATGCACCGCTCCCGAAGCCAGGAAAGCGTGGTCCGCGAGGTGAAGGACCTCGTGGCCGGTGGCGCCCGGGAAATCAACCTGATCTCGCAGGACACCACCTATTTCGGCATGGACAAGTGGGAGGGCAAGCGGCCGAACCCGAACTCGCCGGTCGACTCGACCCGCGGCGAATCGCTGTCGTCCCTGCTGCGCGAGCTCAACGCGCTCGAGGGCGACTTCTGGATCCGCCTGCTCTACACCCATCCGGCCCACTGGTCCGACGAACTGATCGCGACCATCGCCGAGTGCGACAAGGTGGTGAAATACGTCGACATCCCGCTGCAGCACATTTCCGACCGGATGCTGACCGCGATGAAGCGCAAGACGAACGGCGACTACATCCGCGACTTGCTCCGCCGGATGCGCGCCGGCATTCCGGATCTCGGCATTCGTACGACATTCATCGTTGGATTCCCCGGCGAAACCGAGGAGGACTTCGAGGAACTCCTCGAGTTCATCCGCGAGTTCCGCTTCGAGCGGGCGGGCGTGTTCCAGTATTCCAAGGAAGAGGGAACGCCGGCCTACAAGATGGACGGGCAGATCCACCACATGACCCGCAAGAGCCGCTGGAGCCGGGCCATGGCCGAACTGCAGCGGATCGCCGCCGAGCTCAACGAGGAGCAGGTCGGCAAGAAGGTGCGTGTCCTCGTCGAGGAACCCGGCGTCGGCCGCACCGAATGGGACGCCCCCGAGATCGACGGCTCCGTGCACGTCGACGACACGCTCCCCGTCGGCCAGTTCGCCGAGGTCACCATCGGCGACTGGCGCGGCTACGACCTCGTCGCGGCGAGGTGA
- a CDS encoding family 16 glycoside hydrolase translates to MRPQLASSLFLSILTFAGAAAAKEIFNGKNLDGWDGDSRLWRVENGVLIGETDKADRKIGANTFLIWKGEVGDFTLTYKARAEGNNSGVQYRSKKVGDDGWVLGGYQMDLHPKDIYLGMLYEEKGRGIACTRGQKVTLSAGQKPKVTGKLPVPAADLAKWNEFKIVAEGNVLKHFVNGELAAEITDTDEQKRSMSGLLGLQLHAGPPMKVEFKDIDLSETKAKGKGKGKPSKPTGHGAMNGITVPEGFVVEKLFDVAKDQGSWVAITEDDKGRLICSDQYGGLYRVTLEGGPKVEPMNLKIGGSHGILWHRGALYVSVNEQVGGESGVYRITDSDGDGEVETISQILKLEGRGEHGPHALVPSPDGEWIYFSAGNHTNPPQIDPGFVPPVWGEDHLLTRRPDARGHARGRMAPGGWIARVRPDGTDWQLVSIGYRNQYDIAFNEEGDLFAYDADMEWDLGMPWYRPTRICHVVPGSEFGWRNGTGKWPAYFEDSMPPVVNIGPGSPTGFVSGKGAKFPAKYQKALYAFDWTFATVHAIHLEKDGAGYTGETDEFLSGNGLPLTDAVVGSDGAMYFMTGGRKTASALWKVSYVGDEDTSPVAYADQLPATVSLKGGTSGGVTADMEKVMAGLSSDNRTARYVARTTLERDYQAGLEGALNSGKPWPVIEGAIGLARTQGEAKKNAILQGLGKLDWSAMNNAQKLAWLRAMSLACIRGGGELNDAQRKFLIAKIDSSFPSTDDVLNRELCRVLSYLNAPGVVGRTLALMDAAGPEPAPDWADLASRNGRYGPTIKKMIENQPPSQVIHYIYCLRAVPGPWSLDERRRFFAWIERLKKMSGGASYGGFLNGLRDDAVAGATPEEQKAINDLPPPSHSDPFANLPPVKGPGRTWSVEEVVSVTEGNLEGRDPAKGKAMFQAGMCAACHRFGGEGGAAGPDLSLLAGRFGVKELAEAILDPSKEVSDQYHFEAFTRENGTQVIGRQVDEKDEKMIIAVNPFDFSQTEEVSRSELVSRKASPVSPMPAGLINSMNEDEVKDLFAYLLGK, encoded by the coding sequence ATGCGTCCACAGCTCGCTTCTTCGCTATTTCTCTCCATCCTCACGTTTGCCGGTGCCGCGGCGGCGAAAGAGATCTTCAACGGCAAGAATCTCGACGGTTGGGACGGCGATTCGCGGCTCTGGCGGGTCGAGAACGGCGTGCTGATCGGCGAGACCGACAAGGCGGACCGCAAGATCGGAGCGAATACCTTTCTGATTTGGAAAGGCGAGGTGGGCGATTTCACACTGACCTACAAGGCCCGGGCCGAGGGCAACAACTCGGGCGTGCAGTACCGGAGCAAGAAGGTCGGCGATGACGGCTGGGTGCTCGGCGGCTATCAGATGGACCTTCACCCAAAGGATATCTACCTGGGAATGCTCTACGAGGAGAAGGGGCGGGGGATCGCGTGCACGCGCGGCCAGAAGGTCACGCTGTCGGCCGGCCAGAAGCCGAAGGTCACCGGGAAACTGCCGGTGCCGGCGGCCGACCTCGCGAAGTGGAACGAATTCAAGATCGTCGCTGAAGGGAACGTGTTGAAGCACTTCGTGAACGGCGAACTGGCGGCGGAGATCACCGACACCGACGAGCAGAAGCGCTCGATGTCCGGTTTGCTCGGTCTCCAGCTCCACGCCGGCCCGCCGATGAAGGTCGAATTCAAGGACATCGACCTTTCCGAGACGAAGGCCAAAGGGAAGGGGAAGGGCAAGCCCAGCAAGCCGACCGGTCATGGTGCGATGAACGGGATCACGGTGCCCGAGGGCTTCGTGGTCGAGAAGCTGTTCGATGTGGCGAAGGACCAGGGCTCGTGGGTCGCGATCACCGAGGACGACAAGGGCCGGCTGATCTGCTCCGACCAGTATGGCGGGCTGTACCGGGTCACGCTCGAAGGCGGACCGAAGGTGGAGCCGATGAACCTCAAGATCGGGGGGTCCCACGGCATCCTGTGGCACCGGGGAGCACTTTACGTCTCGGTCAACGAACAGGTGGGTGGCGAGTCCGGCGTCTATCGGATCACCGACTCGGATGGAGACGGCGAGGTGGAAACGATCAGCCAGATCCTGAAACTCGAGGGGCGGGGCGAGCACGGCCCGCACGCGCTGGTGCCCTCGCCGGATGGCGAATGGATCTACTTTTCGGCCGGCAATCACACGAACCCTCCGCAGATCGATCCGGGTTTCGTGCCTCCGGTGTGGGGGGAGGATCACCTGCTGACGCGGCGCCCGGATGCCCGCGGTCACGCCCGCGGCCGGATGGCCCCCGGAGGATGGATCGCGCGGGTCCGCCCGGACGGCACGGACTGGCAACTCGTCTCGATCGGCTACCGCAACCAGTACGACATCGCCTTCAATGAAGAGGGGGACCTTTTCGCCTACGACGCCGACATGGAGTGGGACCTAGGGATGCCGTGGTACCGCCCGACCCGGATCTGCCATGTGGTGCCGGGATCGGAATTCGGCTGGCGCAACGGCACCGGCAAATGGCCAGCCTACTTCGAGGACAGCATGCCACCGGTGGTGAACATCGGTCCGGGTTCCCCGACGGGCTTCGTTTCGGGCAAGGGAGCGAAGTTTCCGGCCAAGTATCAGAAGGCGCTCTATGCCTTCGACTGGACCTTCGCGACGGTGCACGCGATCCATCTCGAAAAGGACGGTGCCGGATACACCGGCGAGACCGACGAGTTCCTCAGCGGCAACGGTCTGCCTTTGACCGACGCGGTCGTGGGCTCCGACGGCGCGATGTACTTCATGACCGGTGGCCGCAAGACGGCTTCGGCACTCTGGAAGGTGAGCTACGTCGGTGACGAGGACACCTCGCCCGTCGCCTACGCGGACCAGCTTCCGGCGACGGTCTCCCTGAAGGGCGGCACGTCCGGCGGAGTCACGGCGGACATGGAGAAGGTGATGGCCGGGCTGTCGAGCGACAACCGCACCGCCCGCTACGTGGCGCGGACGACACTGGAGCGCGACTATCAAGCGGGTCTCGAGGGTGCGCTGAACAGCGGCAAGCCGTGGCCGGTGATCGAAGGCGCGATCGGCTTGGCGAGAACCCAGGGCGAAGCGAAGAAGAACGCGATCCTGCAGGGGCTTGGAAAGCTCGACTGGTCGGCGATGAACAATGCCCAGAAGCTGGCTTGGCTGCGGGCCATGAGCCTCGCCTGCATCCGTGGTGGAGGTGAGCTGAACGACGCTCAACGCAAGTTCCTGATCGCCAAGATCGATAGCTCCTTTCCGTCGACCGACGACGTCCTGAACCGCGAACTTTGCCGGGTCCTGAGCTACCTCAATGCTCCCGGTGTGGTCGGCCGCACGCTGGCCCTGATGGATGCCGCCGGTCCTGAGCCGGCTCCCGACTGGGCGGATCTCGCTTCGCGCAACGGTCGCTACGGCCCGACGATCAAGAAGATGATCGAGAACCAGCCACCGTCGCAGGTGATCCACTACATCTACTGCCTGCGCGCCGTGCCGGGTCCGTGGTCGCTGGACGAACGGCGGCGCTTCTTCGCCTGGATCGAACGCCTCAAGAAGATGAGTGGCGGCGCGAGCTATGGCGGCTTCCTCAACGGTCTGCGCGACGATGCCGTTGCCGGGGCGACTCCCGAAGAGCAAAAAGCGATCAACGACCTGCCGCCGCCGTCCCACAGCGATCCTTTCGCCAACCTGCCGCCGGTCAAAGGGCCGGGCCGGACGTGGTCGGTCGAGGAAGTGGTCAGCGTGACCGAGGGCAATCTCGAGGGCCGCGACCCGGCCAAGGGCAAGGCGATGTTCCAAGCCGGCATGTGTGCCGCCTGCCACCGTTTCGGCGGTGAAGGCGGAGCCGCCGGGCCGGATCTCAGCCTTCTGGCGGGTCGCTTCGGGGTGAAGGAGCTCGCCGAGGCGATCCTCGATCCGAGCAAGGAGGTTTCCGACCAGTACCACTTCGAGGCTTTTACCCGTGAGAACGGGACCCAGGTGATCGGCCGCCAGGTCGATGAGAAGGACGAGAAGATGATCATCGCCGTGAATCCCTTCGACTTCTCCCAGACCGAAGAGGTGTCGCGCTCCGAACTCGTCAGCCGCAAGGCATCCCCGGTCTCGCCGATGCCGGCCGGGCTGATCAATTCGATGAACGAGGACGAGGTGAAGGATCTCTTCGCCTATTTGCTCGGGAAATAG